One Vigna unguiculata cultivar IT97K-499-35 chromosome 7, ASM411807v1, whole genome shotgun sequence genomic region harbors:
- the LOC114191480 gene encoding actin-depolymerizing factor 2, with amino-acid sequence MANAASGMAVHDDCKLKFLELKAKRTYRYIVYKIEEKQKQVVVEKLGEPANGYEDFTASLPADECRYAVYDFDFVTEENCQKSRIFFIAWSPDTSRVRSKMIYASSKDRFKRELDGIQVELQATDPTEMGLDVFKSRVN; translated from the exons atg GCGAACGCAGCATCAGGCATGGCTGTCCACGATGACTGCAAGTTAAAGTTTTTGGAGCTCAAGGCGAAGAGGACATATCGGTACATCGTTTATAAGATTGAGGAGAAGCAGAAGCAAGTTGTTGTGGAGAAGCTGGGTGAGCCAGCAAATGGTTATGAAGATTTCACTGCCAGTCTTCCAGCTGATGAGTGTCGATATGCTGtttatgattttgattttgtcacCGAAGAGAATTGCCAGAAGAGCAGAATTTTCTTCATTGCATG GTCCCCTGATACATCTAGGGTTAGGAGCAAGATGATTTATGCGAGCTCCAAAGATAGATTCAAGAGGGAGCTTGATGGAATTCAGGTTGAGCTGCAGGCAACTGATCCTACTGAGATGGGTCTTGATGTGTTCAAAAGCCGTGTCAATTAA